One genomic region from Lynx canadensis isolate LIC74 chromosome E1, mLynCan4.pri.v2, whole genome shotgun sequence encodes:
- the PLD6 gene encoding mitochondrial cardiolipin hydrolase gives MERLRWRVAAVATVGLALALEALPSVLRWLRAWRRRGWQSSLRREVLFFPSQVTCTEALLQAPSEGPSGPPAGCPCSLPHGESSLSRLLSALLAARASLELCLFAFSSPQLGRAVQLLHQRGVRVRVITDCDYMALNGSQIGLLRKAGIQVRHDQDLGYMHHKFAIVDKKVLITGSLNWTTQAIQNNRENVLIMEDEEYVRLFLEEFERIWEEFNPTKYTFFPQKKRNH, from the exons ATGGAGCGGTTACGTTGGCGGGTGGCGGCTGTGGCGACCGTGGGTCTCGCGCTGGCTCTGGAGGCGCTGCCCTCCGTGCTGCGCTGGCTGCGGGCCTGGCGACGGCGAGGGTGGCAGAGTTCTCTGCGGCGCGAGGTGCTCTTCTTCCCGTCGCAGGTGACCTGCACCGAGGCTCTGCTGCAGGCCCCGAGCGAGGGGCCGTCGGGGCCGCCAGCGGGCTGCCCGTGCAGCCTGCCCCACGGCGAGAGCTCGCTCAGCCGCCTGCTGAGCGCCCTGTTGGCCGCCCGCGCCAGCCTCGAGCTCTGCCTCTTTGCCTTCTCCAGCCCGCAACTGGGGCGCGCGGTGCAGCTGCTTCACCAGCGCGGGGTGCGCGTCCGGGTCATCACCGACTGCGACTACATGGCCCTCAACGGTTCGCAGATCGGCCTGCTCCGCAAGGCAG GCATCCAGGTGCGACACGATCAGGACCTGGGCTACATGCATCACAAGTTTGCCATAGTGGACAAGAAGGTGCTGATCACGGGCTCCCTCAACTGGACCACTCAAGCCATTCAGAACAATAGAGAAAATGTTTTGATTATGGAGGATGAAGAGTATGTGAGgctttttctggaagaatttgagCGTATCTGGGAAGAGTTTAATCCTACAAAGTATACCTTTTTCCCACAAAAGAAGAGGAATCACTGA